From one Paractinoplanes brasiliensis genomic stretch:
- a CDS encoding SDR family NAD(P)-dependent oxidoreductase, with product MTKTIVITGASDGIGAAAARGLHGQGHRVVLVGRSPAKTRAVAEELGADHFIADFARLEEVRALAADLIARYPRIDVLANNAGGVIGKQHRTVDGFERTFQVNHLAPFWLTHLMLDTLIASRASVIQTASTGARIAGKLVLDDLEHQRDFTPERAYSTAKLYNILFTKELHRRYHDQGIAAAAFHPGVVATSFATEAQSWLRHVYRLTRPVLIGPEKGAAQLIWLAAGEPGRDWQSGTYYEKKRPARRNNPQALDPALARELWDRTAALLASKQG from the coding sequence ATGACAAAGACGATTGTGATCACCGGGGCCTCGGACGGGATCGGCGCTGCGGCCGCGCGTGGCCTGCACGGGCAAGGCCATCGCGTTGTGCTCGTCGGCCGTTCGCCGGCCAAGACGCGAGCCGTCGCCGAGGAACTCGGGGCCGATCACTTCATCGCCGACTTCGCCCGGCTCGAGGAGGTACGAGCGCTCGCCGCCGACCTGATCGCGCGCTATCCCCGCATCGACGTGCTGGCCAACAACGCCGGGGGTGTCATCGGGAAGCAGCACAGGACGGTGGACGGGTTCGAGAGGACGTTCCAGGTCAACCATCTGGCGCCGTTCTGGCTCACCCACCTGATGCTCGACACGCTCATCGCGAGCCGGGCCTCGGTGATCCAGACGGCGAGCACCGGCGCCCGCATCGCGGGCAAGCTCGTCCTGGACGACCTCGAACACCAGCGCGACTTCACCCCGGAGCGGGCCTACTCGACCGCAAAGCTCTACAACATCCTGTTCACCAAGGAGTTGCACCGCCGCTACCACGATCAGGGCATCGCCGCCGCGGCCTTCCATCCCGGCGTCGTGGCGACGAGCTTCGCCACCGAGGCGCAGAGCTGGCTGCGGCACGTCTACCGCTTGACCCGGCCGGTCCTGATCGGCCCGGAGAAGGGCGCCGCCCAGCTCATCTGGCTCGCCGCGGGCGAACCCGGCCGCGACTGGCAGTCCGGTACCTACTACGAGAAGAAGCGGCCCGCGAGACGCAACAACCCTCAGGCCCTCGACCCCGCACTGGCCCGTGAGCTCTGGGACCGCACCGCAGCCCTGCTCGCCTCCAAGCAGGGCTGA
- a CDS encoding HD domain-containing protein, producing the protein MDLPTDDEIRALHERFAPGPESFELVWTHCRIVRDLAVALPAPGADPDLVRAGALLHDIGVYRLRPGEAYIRHGVLGEELLRSLDLPEPLARVCSHHTGVGITRDDVRDQGLPLPPGDYLDETPSETVIMYADKFHSKSHPPSFLTAESYASSVSRFGPAKVARFTDLVTTYGEPDVAGLARRYGHEVR; encoded by the coding sequence GTGGACCTGCCCACCGACGACGAGATCCGCGCCCTGCACGAGCGGTTCGCCCCCGGCCCCGAATCGTTCGAGCTGGTGTGGACGCACTGCCGCATCGTGCGCGACCTGGCCGTGGCGCTTCCCGCCCCCGGCGCCGACCCTGACCTCGTACGGGCTGGGGCTCTTCTCCACGACATCGGGGTCTACCGCCTGCGGCCGGGCGAGGCGTACATCCGCCACGGCGTGCTCGGCGAGGAGTTGCTGCGTTCCCTCGACCTGCCGGAGCCGCTGGCCCGCGTCTGCTCGCACCACACGGGTGTCGGCATCACCCGCGACGACGTACGGGATCAGGGTTTGCCCTTGCCGCCCGGGGACTACCTCGACGAGACGCCGTCCGAAACCGTGATCATGTACGCCGACAAGTTCCACAGCAAATCCCACCCGCCCAGCTTCCTGACCGCCGAGTCGTACGCGTCGTCGGTCAGCCGTTTCGGGCCGGCGAAGGTCGCCCGTTTCACCGACCTGGTCACCACGTACGGCGAGCCTGACGTGGCCGGCCTGGCCCGCCGTTACGGTCACGAGGTGCGCTGA
- a CDS encoding DUF2461 domain-containing protein — protein MTFRGWPVEALEFYEGLAADNSKTYWTARREFYEEHVRGPMLELLAALEPEFGPGKVFRPYRDVRFSKDKTPYKTHLGAWLEAGGYIQLSADGLAAGCGMYQLDGEQLQRYRRAVADDKTGEELTGIIASIEGGPIRVHGHGSLKSAPRGFAKDHPRVDLLRHKGLTTWQEWQPAAWLGTNKAQTRVTAFLRASRPLKDWLDTHVGR, from the coding sequence GTGACGTTCCGTGGCTGGCCCGTTGAGGCGCTCGAGTTCTACGAGGGTCTGGCGGCCGACAACTCGAAGACGTACTGGACAGCGCGCCGGGAGTTCTACGAGGAGCACGTACGCGGTCCCATGCTTGAGCTGCTGGCGGCGCTCGAACCCGAGTTCGGGCCGGGCAAGGTCTTCCGGCCGTACCGGGATGTGCGGTTCAGCAAGGACAAAACCCCGTACAAGACGCATCTGGGGGCCTGGCTCGAAGCGGGCGGCTACATCCAGTTGTCCGCCGACGGGCTCGCGGCCGGCTGTGGCATGTATCAGCTGGACGGTGAGCAGCTTCAGCGTTACCGCCGCGCGGTCGCCGACGACAAGACGGGGGAGGAGCTGACGGGCATCATCGCGTCGATCGAGGGCGGGCCGATCCGCGTACACGGGCACGGGTCTTTGAAGTCGGCGCCACGGGGGTTCGCCAAGGATCATCCGCGCGTGGATCTGCTGCGGCACAAGGGCTTGACGACGTGGCAGGAGTGGCAGCCCGCGGCTTGGCTCGGCACGAACAAGGCGCAGACCCGTGTCACCGCGTTCCTGCGTGCCAGCCGCCCGCTCAAGGACTGGCTCGACACCCACGTGGGGCGCTAG
- a CDS encoding nuclear transport factor 2 family protein — translation MSALDDRLDLMELFGLYADIADLKSFTDLPGRVFTDPLTLDFSSVTGIAPAAVPLGDYVGILRAGFEPWAATHHVISGHVIELDGDRATIHAHVRAEHWLPAELAADGPNRWLVVGFYHNEAVRTANGWRLSRVKLTATHQENAHLAGIAVGSASEFATTGQ, via the coding sequence ATGAGTGCACTCGACGATCGCCTCGACCTGATGGAGCTTTTCGGCCTCTACGCCGACATCGCCGATCTCAAGTCGTTCACCGACCTGCCCGGCCGGGTGTTCACCGACCCGCTCACCCTCGACTTCTCGTCGGTCACCGGAATCGCGCCGGCGGCCGTGCCGCTCGGCGATTACGTCGGGATCCTGCGCGCCGGCTTCGAGCCGTGGGCGGCCACCCATCACGTCATCAGCGGCCACGTCATCGAGCTCGACGGCGATCGCGCGACAATCCACGCCCACGTGCGCGCCGAGCACTGGCTGCCGGCCGAGCTCGCCGCCGACGGCCCGAACCGCTGGCTGGTGGTCGGCTTCTACCACAACGAGGCAGTCCGTACGGCGAACGGCTGGCGGCTCAGCCGGGTCAAGCTGACCGCGACACACCAGGAGAACGCCCACCTGGCGGGCATCGCTGTGGGTTCGGCGTCGGAGTTCGCCACCACCGGGCAGTGA
- a CDS encoding cellulose binding domain-containing protein has translation MTKNDNEPAGGGPRRLSRRTVLTTMGALPVATVAASVVRATEASAAAANINPSATRQTIKGFGAMVHAGWIGDLTAAQRTTAFSNGEGQLGFSILRIPVGENSSDWSRDLATAQRAVALGGTVFASPWNPPASMIETFTRNGQPNQKRLRASSYGAYAQHLNDFTTHMRNNGVNLYAISVQNEPDYASEWTWWTSAEIVKFLKENAGSIGTRIIAPESFQYIKSLSDPILNDAAALANVDILGAHLYGTSYANFPYPLFKQKGAGKELWMTEVYYPNSNANSGDAWPEALDVGEHIHRAMVDAEFQAYVWWYLRRSYGPMREDGQISKRGAMMAHFARFVRPGYVRIDATANPAGNVYVSAYRNGTTVVIVAVNKNTSSVSQQFALANTTASGSVSNWLTDSSRNVAPQNPLSMSNGSLTVTLPARSVMTFVTSVSGTSSPSPTVTPVPTDPPAGGTGPRLTYTTSAWSTGLTASIKITNTGSSAINGWTLTFTLPSGQAITSGWNATYSPASGQVSARNLDYNGTLAPGASVELGFQATHTGNTGSPTAFTLNGVPCVIA, from the coding sequence ATGACGAAGAACGACAACGAGCCGGCGGGTGGCGGGCCACGACGGTTGAGTCGGCGGACCGTCCTCACGACGATGGGTGCCCTGCCGGTCGCCACGGTCGCGGCGTCGGTCGTACGGGCGACCGAAGCCTCGGCCGCGGCGGCGAACATCAACCCGTCAGCCACCCGGCAGACGATCAAAGGTTTCGGCGCCATGGTGCACGCGGGCTGGATCGGTGACCTGACCGCCGCTCAGCGGACCACGGCCTTCAGCAACGGGGAAGGGCAGCTGGGGTTCTCCATCCTGCGGATCCCGGTCGGCGAGAACTCCTCGGACTGGAGCCGCGACCTGGCCACGGCGCAGCGCGCGGTCGCGCTCGGGGGGACCGTCTTCGCGTCTCCCTGGAACCCGCCAGCCAGCATGATCGAGACCTTCACGCGCAACGGCCAGCCGAATCAGAAACGGCTCAGAGCCAGTTCGTACGGCGCGTACGCCCAGCACCTGAATGACTTCACCACCCACATGCGCAACAACGGCGTGAACCTGTACGCCATCTCGGTACAGAACGAGCCCGATTACGCCTCGGAGTGGACCTGGTGGACGTCCGCCGAGATAGTCAAGTTCCTCAAGGAGAACGCCGGCTCCATCGGCACCCGGATCATCGCCCCGGAGTCCTTCCAGTACATCAAGTCGCTGTCGGACCCGATCCTCAACGACGCCGCGGCGCTCGCCAACGTGGACATCCTCGGTGCCCACCTCTACGGCACGTCCTACGCCAACTTCCCGTACCCCCTGTTCAAGCAGAAGGGCGCGGGCAAGGAACTCTGGATGACCGAGGTCTACTACCCGAACAGCAACGCCAACTCCGGCGACGCCTGGCCGGAGGCGCTCGACGTCGGTGAGCACATCCACCGCGCGATGGTGGACGCCGAGTTCCAGGCCTACGTCTGGTGGTATCTGCGGCGTAGTTACGGCCCCATGCGCGAGGACGGTCAGATCAGCAAGCGTGGCGCCATGATGGCGCATTTCGCCCGGTTCGTGCGCCCCGGATACGTCCGGATCGACGCCACAGCCAACCCAGCCGGCAACGTGTACGTCTCGGCGTACCGGAACGGCACAACCGTTGTCATCGTCGCCGTCAACAAGAACACCTCGTCCGTCAGCCAGCAGTTCGCCCTGGCCAACACGACCGCATCCGGCAGTGTGTCGAACTGGCTGACCGACTCGAGCCGCAACGTGGCCCCGCAGAACCCGCTCAGCATGTCGAACGGCTCTCTCACCGTCACGCTGCCCGCCCGAAGCGTGATGACCTTCGTGACAAGCGTCAGCGGCACCTCGTCGCCCAGCCCGACGGTCACCCCCGTACCCACTGACCCGCCCGCTGGTGGCACCGGGCCGCGCCTCACCTACACGACCAGCGCCTGGAGCACCGGCCTGACCGCCAGCATCAAGATCACTAACACCGGTTCCTCGGCGATCAACGGCTGGACGCTGACCTTCACCCTGCCCTCGGGCCAGGCCATCACCTCGGGCTGGAATGCCACGTACTCGCCCGCCAGCGGTCAGGTGAGCGCGCGCAACCTCGACTACAACGGGACCCTCGCGCCCGGCGCCTCCGTCGAACTCGGTTTCCAGGCCACCCACACCGGCAACACCGGCTCACCCACGGCCTTCACCCTCAACGGTGTTCCCTGCGTCATTGCGTGA
- a CDS encoding GNAT family N-acetyltransferase has protein sequence MGCVGRWSRAGDISIRPYSDDDWNQIARIHDAARLDELRHSVGVEAFLTLEQTAEAEGLFDGQLWVAEVDGTMAGFVALDDNEVTWLYADHRRYRQGIGRALLRHALATAGPGVEVTVLDGNPAALGLYLSEGFTVTETRTGSLAGNESFTATGHIMHHDAEIRTHLDHI, from the coding sequence ATCGGCTGTGTTGGTCGTTGGAGCCGAGCTGGCGACATCAGCATCCGCCCCTATTCCGATGATGACTGGAACCAGATCGCGCGGATTCACGATGCCGCTCGGCTCGACGAACTCCGCCATTCTGTGGGCGTCGAGGCGTTCTTGACGCTCGAGCAGACCGCCGAAGCCGAAGGGCTGTTCGACGGTCAACTGTGGGTTGCCGAGGTCGACGGGACCATGGCCGGGTTCGTCGCGCTGGACGACAACGAAGTCACCTGGCTGTACGCCGACCATCGGCGCTACCGCCAAGGCATTGGCCGGGCTTTGCTTCGGCACGCCCTCGCTACTGCGGGGCCTGGGGTGGAGGTCACGGTCCTTGACGGCAATCCGGCTGCCCTTGGGCTGTACCTGAGCGAGGGTTTCACGGTCACCGAGACCCGGACGGGATCGCTGGCCGGCAATGAAAGTTTCACTGCCACCGGGCACATCATGCACCACGACGCGGAAATCCGTACGCACCTCGACCACATCTGA
- a CDS encoding TetR/AcrR family transcriptional regulator gives MSEKQLTVRERSRRAVQREIAEVALGLFADRGYDATTTEQIAAAVGMSQRTVYRYFATKDEILLGKVDLVTGDMLDALRARPADEPVWTSLRRTFDVFGVPHHPEYSAAIARLVFDSPTLLAAYLERLRRAQDAVITVLHERAEAAGAPYAPDDPTPRALTTAAFGCLVAAHYSWLASGAVTPFEQSVDRAIATLRPAT, from the coding sequence ATGAGCGAGAAACAGTTGACTGTGCGCGAGCGCAGCCGCCGGGCCGTGCAGAGGGAGATCGCCGAGGTCGCGCTGGGGCTGTTCGCCGATCGCGGCTACGACGCCACCACCACCGAGCAGATCGCGGCTGCGGTCGGCATGTCACAGCGCACGGTGTACCGGTACTTCGCCACCAAGGACGAGATCCTGCTCGGCAAGGTCGATCTGGTCACCGGCGACATGCTCGACGCCCTGCGCGCCCGTCCGGCCGACGAGCCCGTGTGGACGTCGCTGCGCCGCACTTTCGACGTCTTCGGCGTCCCGCATCATCCTGAGTACTCCGCCGCGATCGCCCGGCTGGTGTTCGACTCGCCCACCCTGCTGGCCGCCTACTTGGAGAGACTGCGCCGCGCGCAGGACGCCGTCATCACCGTCCTGCATGAACGGGCCGAGGCGGCAGGGGCTCCGTACGCCCCCGACGATCCCACCCCGCGCGCGCTCACCACGGCGGCTTTCGGCTGCCTGGTCGCCGCCCACTACTCCTGGCTGGCCTCCGGCGCCGTGACCCCGTTCGAGCAGTCCGTGGACCGGGCCATCGCGACCCTCCGCCCGGCTACCTGA
- a CDS encoding PDGLE domain-containing protein, whose amino-acid sequence MSKKLGWFLAGGLLVAILLAGVVSNFASSSPDGLDATVREGCTFNAEGEITGGHCIAQEEGEHQLGDSPLADYGVRGLGDGPLSTLVAGTAGVLITFGIGAGLFWVTRRRQKTDA is encoded by the coding sequence ATGAGCAAGAAGCTGGGCTGGTTCCTCGCCGGGGGTCTGCTGGTCGCGATCCTGCTGGCCGGCGTGGTGAGCAACTTCGCGTCGTCGAGCCCCGACGGGCTGGACGCCACCGTCCGTGAGGGCTGCACGTTCAACGCCGAAGGCGAGATCACCGGCGGCCACTGCATCGCGCAGGAGGAGGGCGAGCACCAGCTGGGAGACTCGCCGCTGGCCGACTACGGGGTCCGTGGCCTGGGCGACGGTCCCCTGTCGACGCTGGTCGCGGGCACCGCCGGGGTCCTGATCACCTTCGGGATCGGCGCCGGGTTGTTCTGGGTGACCCGCCGCCGCCAGAAAACGGACGCCTAG
- a CDS encoding energy-coupling factor ABC transporter permease: METTAMHIANGIVDGPVSAVFAVLAAAALAFCVRRARNDLDDRLAPMAGLVAAFIFAVQMLNFQVLPGVSGHLLGGTLAVILVGPWVGALCVSTVLIVQCLLFADGGLTALGLNVTNMALLGTAAGYLLVAGLLRVLPRNARGLAVTAFVASVISVVVASQGFVLQYALGGTTELSLPWVSGTMAVSHTLIGIGEGLIAATTVATVAKVRPDLVYALRRFRKPAPVVEVGVNA; this comes from the coding sequence ATGGAGACGACGGCGATGCACATCGCCAACGGGATCGTGGACGGGCCGGTGTCGGCGGTGTTCGCGGTGCTGGCGGCGGCCGCGCTGGCCTTCTGCGTACGGAGGGCCCGCAACGACCTCGACGACCGGCTGGCGCCGATGGCGGGCCTGGTGGCGGCGTTCATCTTCGCCGTGCAGATGCTGAACTTCCAGGTGCTGCCGGGCGTGTCCGGGCACCTGCTGGGCGGCACGCTGGCGGTCATCCTGGTCGGGCCGTGGGTGGGCGCGCTGTGCGTGTCGACCGTGCTGATCGTGCAGTGCCTGCTGTTCGCCGACGGTGGCCTGACCGCCCTCGGCCTCAACGTCACCAACATGGCCCTGCTCGGCACGGCCGCCGGCTATCTGCTGGTCGCGGGCCTGCTGCGCGTTCTGCCGAGGAACGCCCGGGGCCTGGCCGTGACCGCGTTCGTCGCGTCGGTGATCAGCGTGGTGGTGGCGTCGCAGGGCTTCGTCCTCCAGTACGCGCTGGGCGGCACCACCGAGCTGTCGCTGCCGTGGGTCTCGGGCACGATGGCCGTCTCCCACACCCTGATCGGCATCGGCGAGGGCCTGATCGCCGCGACCACGGTCGCCACCGTCGCCAAGGTCCGCCCGGATCTGGTGTACGCGCTGAGGCGCTTCCGCAAGCCCGCGCCCGTCGTCGAGGTCGGAGTGAACGCATGA
- the cbiQ gene encoding cobalt ECF transporter T component CbiQ, whose product MGAGHAHPLHLDRPSPVHRLAPEVKIAAVLLFTIIVVVTPRTEFWAFGGYAVLLAVVAVVARVPALWLARRATIELPFVLLAVALPFAGHGERVDWLGMSLSVDGLHGAWNIFAKGTLGVVASLLLAATTTMRDLILGLDRLRCPAVFTQIATFMLRYLDVLADDARRMRIARLARGYDPRFLWQVKAFAVSVGALFLRAYERGERVYLAMVSRGYTGRLPRASDDRAPVSQWVTAATLPVATAGIAVITGLG is encoded by the coding sequence GTGGGCGCCGGGCACGCCCACCCGCTGCACCTCGACCGGCCCAGCCCGGTGCACCGCCTGGCCCCCGAGGTGAAGATCGCCGCCGTCCTGCTGTTCACGATCATCGTGGTGGTCACCCCCCGTACGGAGTTCTGGGCCTTCGGGGGTTACGCCGTGTTGCTCGCCGTGGTCGCTGTCGTCGCGCGCGTCCCCGCTCTGTGGCTGGCCAGGCGTGCCACGATCGAACTTCCGTTCGTGCTGCTCGCGGTCGCGTTGCCGTTCGCCGGGCACGGGGAACGCGTGGACTGGCTCGGCATGTCGCTGTCGGTCGACGGCCTGCACGGGGCGTGGAACATCTTCGCCAAGGGCACCCTCGGCGTGGTCGCGTCGCTGCTGCTGGCGGCCACCACGACCATGCGTGACCTGATCCTGGGGCTGGACAGGCTGCGCTGCCCGGCCGTGTTCACCCAGATCGCCACGTTCATGCTGCGCTACCTGGACGTCCTGGCCGACGACGCCCGCCGGATGCGGATCGCCCGGCTGGCCCGCGGTTACGACCCCCGGTTCCTGTGGCAGGTCAAGGCGTTCGCGGTCAGCGTGGGCGCGTTGTTCCTGCGGGCGTACGAGCGGGGCGAGCGCGTCTACCTGGCGATGGTGTCGCGGGGTTACACGGGACGGCTGCCCCGCGCCTCGGACGACCGGGCGCCCGTGTCGCAGTGGGTGACGGCGGCGACGTTACCGGTTGCCACCGCGGGGATCGCCGTGATCACCGGGCTAGGCTGA
- a CDS encoding TetR/AcrR family transcriptional regulator: MPRIRGASIEEHHEMVWTDLAEALRQLLLERDYDSITMGHIAARAGLARNTLYNYARDKSALVQALTERAAQPAVARVAAIAARSEEPATERMRDIIEAFLRASRDQALQPMFRPGSGPLVAAVPKGPDNPFNAIVAEVENVVRDGITLGEFRDVDDVPLTVELLSGVVRAGAERIGRDPATFAGTMGAVQEVVLAALNHEPKQARSHQ; this comes from the coding sequence GTGCCGCGGATTCGGGGAGCCAGCATCGAGGAGCACCACGAGATGGTGTGGACCGACCTCGCCGAGGCGTTGCGGCAGCTCCTGCTCGAGCGGGACTACGACTCGATCACCATGGGGCACATCGCGGCGCGGGCCGGGCTGGCACGCAACACGCTGTACAACTACGCCCGGGACAAGAGCGCGCTCGTCCAGGCCCTGACCGAGCGAGCAGCCCAGCCCGCGGTCGCGCGTGTCGCCGCGATCGCTGCCCGTTCCGAGGAGCCGGCCACCGAGCGCATGCGGGACATCATCGAGGCGTTTCTGCGGGCCTCCAGAGACCAGGCGCTGCAACCGATGTTCCGGCCGGGCTCCGGGCCACTCGTCGCCGCGGTGCCGAAGGGTCCGGACAACCCGTTCAACGCCATTGTGGCCGAGGTCGAGAACGTCGTCCGGGACGGCATCACGCTCGGGGAGTTCCGGGACGTGGACGACGTGCCGCTCACGGTGGAGCTGCTGTCGGGAGTCGTACGCGCGGGTGCCGAGCGCATCGGCCGCGACCCGGCCACCTTCGCCGGGACAATGGGCGCTGTTCAGGAGGTCGTGCTCGCCGCCCTGAACCACGAGCCGAAACAGGCCCGCAGCCACCAATGA
- a CDS encoding 5'-3' exonuclease, translating to MPLLLVLDGNSLLHRAYHAGAGDGWLDDDGNPIWALRGLFGYLARAAAHLRPDAVVVGFDCPEESARRTDYPAYKAHRPDKAADLTAQLLAAPALLGDAGVCTVVPRAYEADDVLASAAATARAQGWQSVLMTSDRDAFSLIDDATSVLRIRNGGFDEAVLIDAATLASLYGVHPWQYRDFAALRGDPSDNLHGVRRFGATTAAKLLAAFGTVEAAWEAGVALVRETVGAHAAKSFTDPAARDIVDRNRRLMSMRHDLPIPDLSLARLPLNRFVLRQALRARGINLGPSLWALNGGSPPTAPDADLTPEFRPWVFRGSLTARREPTPGQLSLF from the coding sequence GTGCCACTCCTGCTCGTCCTCGACGGCAACAGCCTGCTGCACCGCGCCTACCACGCCGGTGCGGGCGACGGCTGGCTCGACGACGACGGCAACCCGATCTGGGCGTTGCGCGGCCTGTTCGGCTATCTCGCCCGCGCCGCCGCCCACCTGCGACCCGACGCCGTGGTGGTCGGCTTCGACTGCCCCGAGGAATCGGCCCGCCGCACGGACTACCCGGCCTACAAGGCGCACCGCCCCGACAAGGCGGCCGACCTGACCGCCCAGCTGCTGGCCGCCCCCGCCCTGCTCGGCGACGCCGGGGTGTGCACGGTCGTGCCCCGCGCCTACGAGGCCGACGACGTGCTGGCCAGCGCGGCCGCCACCGCCCGCGCCCAGGGCTGGCAGTCGGTGCTGATGACCAGCGACCGCGACGCGTTCTCCCTGATCGACGACGCCACCTCGGTGCTACGGATCCGCAACGGCGGCTTCGACGAGGCCGTGCTGATCGACGCGGCCACCCTGGCCTCGCTCTACGGCGTGCACCCCTGGCAATACCGCGACTTCGCCGCGCTGCGGGGCGACCCGTCCGACAACCTCCACGGCGTACGGCGGTTCGGCGCGACCACCGCGGCCAAGCTGCTCGCCGCCTTCGGCACGGTCGAGGCCGCTTGGGAAGCCGGGGTCGCCCTGGTCCGCGAGACCGTCGGCGCCCACGCCGCCAAGAGCTTCACCGACCCCGCCGCCCGGGACATCGTCGACCGCAACCGCCGCCTGATGAGCATGCGCCACGATCTGCCCATCCCCGACCTGTCACTGGCCCGGCTCCCGCTCAACCGTTTCGTCCTGCGCCAGGCTCTGCGGGCCCGCGGCATCAACCTGGGGCCGTCGTTGTGGGCGCTCAACGGCGGCTCACCTCCCACGGCCCCTGACGCCGACCTCACTCCCGAGTTCCGCCCGTGGGTCTTCCGGGGCAGCCTGACCGCGCGCCGTGAGCCGACGCCGGGCCAGCTCTCCCTGTTCTGA
- a CDS encoding AAA family ATPase, with amino-acid sequence MRRKLIVTRGLPASGKTTEALSWVAEDPEHRARVGSDEIAAMLHPHVLASDGAAYGARYAEREQLVVNAAIEALLRAGIDVVCDDPFLLPHYLEAVRELAERCDAELVIWDFTTVDVEDCIARDRLRGLSGGRTIGEHKIRVQHQLFRAYQELAHAAEDG; translated from the coding sequence GTGCGGCGGAAGCTGATCGTCACCCGGGGTTTACCGGCTTCGGGGAAGACCACCGAGGCGTTGAGCTGGGTGGCTGAGGATCCGGAGCATCGGGCGAGGGTGGGCAGCGACGAGATCGCCGCGATGTTGCATCCGCATGTGCTGGCCAGTGATGGGGCGGCCTACGGCGCCCGGTATGCCGAGCGGGAGCAGCTGGTGGTGAACGCCGCGATCGAGGCGTTGCTGCGAGCGGGGATCGATGTCGTCTGTGACGATCCGTTTCTGCTTCCGCATTATCTGGAGGCGGTGCGGGAGCTGGCCGAGCGCTGCGATGCCGAGCTGGTGATCTGGGACTTCACGACCGTGGACGTGGAGGACTGCATCGCCCGGGATCGGCTTCGGGGGTTGTCGGGGGGCCGGACGATCGGCGAGCACAAGATCCGGGTGCAGCATCAGCTGTTCCGCGCCTATCAGGAGCTGGCGCACGCCGCCGAGGACGGCTGA
- a CDS encoding energy-coupling factor ABC transporter ATP-binding protein — MTISALRVDGLHFAYPDGTPVLHGVDLTLAPGERVALLGPNGAGKTTLVLHLNGILHGGAGTIEVAGARVDPSDRAGLAEIRRRVGIVFQDPDDQLFMPTVAEDVAFGPQNLGVRGDELSSRVDEALAAVGMSEHRDQVPHHLSFGQRRRVAVATVLAMRPEILVLDEPSSNLDPASRRELAEILEPLPVTVLMVTHDLPYALQLCPRAVILDAGRIVADGPTPGLLADEALLHAHRLELPFGFDPAAMTPGRRAG; from the coding sequence ATGACGATCAGCGCGCTCCGGGTCGACGGGCTGCACTTCGCCTACCCCGACGGCACCCCGGTGCTGCACGGCGTCGACCTCACGCTGGCCCCCGGCGAGCGCGTCGCCCTGCTCGGCCCCAACGGCGCCGGCAAGACCACTCTCGTCCTGCACCTCAACGGCATCCTGCACGGCGGCGCGGGCACGATCGAGGTGGCCGGGGCCCGGGTCGACCCGTCCGACCGGGCCGGGCTGGCCGAGATCCGCCGCCGCGTCGGCATCGTCTTCCAGGACCCCGACGACCAGCTCTTCATGCCCACGGTCGCCGAGGACGTCGCTTTCGGGCCACAGAATCTGGGCGTACGCGGTGACGAGCTGAGCAGCCGCGTCGACGAGGCGCTGGCCGCGGTCGGCATGAGCGAGCACCGTGACCAGGTTCCGCACCACCTGTCGTTCGGGCAGCGCCGCCGGGTCGCCGTGGCCACCGTGCTCGCCATGCGCCCCGAGATCCTGGTGCTCGACGAGCCGTCGTCCAACCTCGACCCGGCCAGCCGCCGCGAGCTCGCCGAGATCCTCGAACCGCTGCCGGTCACCGTGCTGATGGTGACCCACGACCTCCCGTACGCGTTGCAGCTGTGCCCCCGCGCGGTCATCCTCGACGCCGGGCGCATCGTGGCCGACGGACCCACCCCCGGCCTGCTCGCCGACGAGGCCCTGCTGCACGCGCACCGCTTGGAGCTGCCGTTCGGCTTCGACCCGGCGGCGATGACCCCGGGCCGGAGGGCCGGCTGA